Genomic DNA from Acetilactobacillus jinshanensis:
ACCCCATTTACCATAGTGTCGAGCTTTAAAATAAGAACGAACTCGATGTTTTAAATCCTTGGATTTACCAACATAGATGATTTTGTCGTGGGAATTTTTCATCTCGTAGCAGCCAGGTTTATCAAGAAGTAATTTTAATTTGTGTTCGACCAACGGTACGGCCATTAAATCCCACCTTTACGATTAAATGATAATAAATTTAGCACGATAATTATAGCTTTCATTTGTACTTTGTCAACAATAATAACTATTATGAAATTTAAGGAAGTGCTTTTAATCATGATCAAAATCTTAACTGATTCCACATCCGTTGTTAATCAAGCTGACGCTAAAAAATACGGTATCACGGTAATTCCGTTAACGATTGCTTTAGGTAATAAATCCTATTTAGATGGTGTAACCGCTGATAGTGATCTAGTGGATCACTATAATGATACCCACCGAAATGATATTTCACGGTCCAGTCAGCCACCGATTGGTAAATTTGTTGAAGCCTTTAAGAAGTTAACTAAAAACGGTGACTCAGTATTAGCAATCATGATCGGTGACAACTTCAGCGGAACTTACAACGTCGTTTGTAAAGCCAGTAAAATGGTTAAAGGGAACATCAATGTCATCAACAGTAAAACTACCGACCAGAGTCTTCGACATATGGTTGTCTCCGCTGCTCAAATGGCCAACAGTCAAAAGTACTCCATAGATCAGATCATTAATAAAGTTGATGACATCCGGAAGCACAGTACTTTATACATGGGTGTTAGTACCTTACGTAATCTAAGAAAAAACGGCCGAATTCACATGTTTGCGAGTGTCCTGTCGTTTATCTTTCATCTATACATTGTGGTTAACTTGGACATTAACCAGAAGTTGCACATCGCCGCAAAGGGTCGTGGCAAAAAGACGTTCTTACGCTGGATGCCTAGATACCTGAATTCACTGAAGGGTGAGTCAATTAAATATATGGGAATTAGCTATACCGGTGACGTCAAATTTCCAAAATTATTAGCTCAAAAAATGCAACATCAGTTCCCAAAGGTACCGATGATTTTACGTCACACTTCAGCAACGATTACCTGTCATACCGGTGAAAACGCCTACGCAGTTATGACGTGTACTAAATAGTTATTTCTTAATATCTTTTTGAATATTTGAGTGGTTAACTGATAAATTACCGGTATCCAAATTAAGTTTAGCGTCCGTTAAATGCGTTGTTTTAGGCAGAACCAGTAATAACTTGTTATTGCGCCAGATTCGATTAATTTTAACGAAGTTAAATAAACTAAAGTGATGCTTTGGACTTTTAACCATTAATTGATCATCGTTCGTTTGGATGATCGGGACATCATTTTCATTCGCTGAATATTTGATTTTGGGCTTGTTGCCAAGTTTAATGGTGATGTCAAAATTATCGAGGTTAATTCTGAGGTTATTAATCGATTGGGTAAGTGTGAGTGTTTTGGTCTTTATGGCTTTCACCTTCATTATTTTTAATACTTTCTCTTAGCGGAATTTCTCTTTGAAAAAAGATTTAATAGGGATAATACTTAGCTAAATCGATGTGAGAGAGATTTAGTGATTTCTTAATTAATTTGTGAATTAATGTCCAAGTAGTTTTAGTGACGTGGTTAGCAGTCTTAGTCGATTGTTTAGTTAGTAATTTAATTAATGATTTACCGGTTAACGATTTAGCTTTCACATCAATTTCTCGAATTCGATGAATGCCGTAAGTTTGGCAATGCTTGCGATAAACATTGACTTCGTTGATAAATTTGCTGTAGTGCGGAGCAATTAAAACGTCCAATAAGCGGTAAAGCCAATATGCATTATTTAGGTTGACCGTATTACTAATATTTTCGTAATTCTCAGGGACTGCGTTGATGTTAGCGTAGAACGGAACATAAGGACTATAGTTAGTAAAGCCGAATGAAATCCATTCTAAAGCGGCATACTTAGGGTCAACGTTGTTTCGAAGTTGTAAGATATGAGAGATTTGGTTTCGTGCCATTGCGATGGAGCGTAGGGTCGGCTTTATGTGTTCTTGCTTATTAGCAAATGGATCGTAAGGGGTTCGTTGATAATGGGATGCCAGAAAATGTTCGACATCTTCAACCGATAGTTTATGATTAGGTTTTCTGAAGAATGGTAAATGTTGGCTAAACGGTGACTGTTTGATTTCAGGATTGAACATTTTTTGACCGTACCAAACTCGGGGCGTATTGTAGTGCGAATCGGCTTCGGTATGGGTGCCAACAATTTCACGGAAGTTAATTTGATTATGATTGCCATGGTGAGGATCTAAATTATTTTTAACGATGAAATCTTTAAAGCCGGTTGACCACATGTAGTTCTTATGCTGAGTATCAGTAAAATCGATTTTCCGAATGCTGATCTGATTAGGCGCAATCGCGTAACAGTCATCCGGGATTCGAACTGCAACCCAGTGATGACCACCCGCAGTTTCCATATACCAAAGGTCGTTTTTATCAGCAAAGGCGATGCCGTTACTTTGGCCTGTGCCATACCTTTCAATTAAATGGCCTAAGCGCTGAACACCTTCACGAGCACTAGTAATGTACGGCAAAGTAGAAGACAGCATCAAATCTTCATTGATACTGTTCTTCTTAACTAATGGATCATAGCCTAAAAAATGCGAATTATTATAAAGAGTTTCGGTAGCGCTCATGGCGACGTTATGTTCGTTGAAGCCACCTTCTTCAGAAACGCGAGCACTAGCGGGAACGTTTGGCTCACAGGTGTAGCGTTGGGTGTGTTCCGGAACTGGTAATTTTAATCCAGTTAATTTTGATACTAAGAAATTATGTTTCTTATCTAATGCGGGGCGGACGGTAAATGCCTGTGGTCCAACTGGATAAGAACTGTCTTCGTCTCGGCCGATCATGGTTGAACCGTCAAGCGACGCGTCTTTTCCAACTAAAATTGATGTGCATGATGAACGTTTCTTTAACATTATCTCGACTTCCTGTACTATAAGTTAACGTTTTACTTACAATACATAAGTATAGTACACTTTTTACAGAAAATTTAGGTAATTTTGGTAATAAAAAAGGTCACGAAATTATTCGCGACCGATGAATTTAAATTAATTCACGAGATTTAAGAATTCTTGGACTTATTGATAAAGCATTGAAGTCCATTAGTAGCGACAACCGCAACAATGACGGCAATAATTCCAGCTTTAATGAATACTGGCATTACTAACGGTGTACCAACCAAGGCACTACCGATGTAGCCAATAATCATGCCGAAGATAAATGCCCAGACGATTACGGTTAAGTTTGCAGCAATAAAACGCATTTTATCCACCTCGCATTCTTTAACCTAACTAACGGTTCGTAATTAACTGCATGCAAATTAATTAGTGTAATGAATCGTAATCATTAGATTACAAATTCATTATAACCTAATTTCTAAAGATTGAATACCAAGATATTTTGCGTATCTATAGTTTGTTATAATTATCTTAAAGGAGGGTGAATCTCAATGGGCTTCGTTCCATTACAGGTCATTAGTGCATATAGCTTACTACAGAGTACCATTGCGGTACCGAAATTAGTTACCCAAGCTAAAAAGCTAGGTTATAAATCACTGGCCTTGACTGATCACGACGTCATGTATGGTGCCGTGCGTTTTTATAACCTCTGCAAAGCCCACGGTATTCATCCAGTGATTGGTTTAACGTTAACCATTAATGGCGTTATTAATACTGACGAGAATTACGATGTCATTTTGTTGGCCAAAGATTTGCTTGGCTACCGTAATTTGATGAAAATTTCGACCCTTAAACGAACGGTTGGTGAACACCAGCAGTTAACCTGGGACCAGATCCACCAACATTTAAAGGGCCTCTACTTGATTACACCGTTGAATCAGGAATTTAGTAAATTGGTTCAAATCGGTCAGCAAACTCTAGCCGAACGTTATCTAGATAATTTAACGCAGTTTATCCCTAAGGATCAGTTAAAGATTGGTGTTGGGGTAGTTAACAATGATAAGTATCTGCGACTACTTAAATTAATCAGCAAACAGACTCAGGTCAACTTACTAGCGTTATCACCCGTAAAATATTTAAGTTCTGACCAAGCTTTTGCCTTAAAAGTGTTGGACACCATTCAAAAGGGTCAGCAAATCCCTAGCCCAGTTAAGGAATACCACAGCCAAAACCTAGGCCGACAGTGGCTAAAGAGCGAAGCTAATATGGCCGAGGCTTTTACTAGGGTTGGTCTTGCTAGAGCTGCTCAGGAAACGGCAAATATTGCTAATGATTGTCGTTTTATCATTAAAAAACAGCAAATGCGTTTGCCGCATTTCTATGACGAAGCTGAAGCTAAATCGGGCCACGGCCAGAGTTCTCGAGAATATCTGAAATACTTAAGTGAAAAAGGCTTAGCAAATCGTTTTCACGTTAACAAGTATGAACAGACACCCGTTAAGTATCAAAAACGTCTGGATCATGAATTATCAATTATTCGTGATATGGGCTTTGATGATTATTTCTTGATTGTGTGGGACATTGTTCGTTTTATTCGCAGTCGTCACATTACAACAGGTGACGGACGTGGATCTGCCGCCGGTTCGTTAGTCGCCTACGTGTTATATATTACCGATGTTGATCCAATTCAATATCATTTATTGTTTGCCCGATTTTTGAATAAAGAACGAGCTCAGATGCCTGATATCGATTTGGATATCCCGGACGTTCGACGGGATGAAGTTTTACAGTACGTTCATGATAAATATCAGGACTCAGATCCTAAATATCGTAATGATCCGTTACATGAACACGTTTCACAGATCATTACTTTTGATACAATGGCCGCTAAGCAATCGGTTCAGGACGTGGGTCGAGTGTTTGGTCTTAATAGTCATCAGTTACGCCAATGGAGTAAAGCAATCCCAAGCGTTCCGGGAATTACGTTACGTGAAGCTTATCGGCAATCCCAGATGTTACGAAATCTATATAATTCAGGGACTCCCGAAAATCCTAGTGCACCGTTAAATCAGTTATTGTTAAAGACGGCTCACCAAGTTGAAGGTCTACCCAGGCACTATTCAACTCACGCTGCCGGCTTGATTTTGAGTGATCAACCGTTAGTTAAATTATCGCCACTTCAAAACGGTAACGAACATTTATTAATGACACAGTATTCCAAGAATTATGCTGAACAGGTCGGGTTATTAAAGATCGACTTTTTAGGCCTTAGAAACCTGACGTTATTAGGTAATGTTTTACGTTTAGTTAGAGATCATGTTAATCCCAAATTTAATATCCGTAAGATTAATTTAAATGATCCTAGGACGTTGCGACTATTCCAGAAAGGTGATACCGACGGGGTCTTCCAGTTTGAATCCAGTGGAATTCGCCAGGTTCTCCGAAAGTTACATCCCGATCGGTTTAGCTTAGTCGTAGCGGTTAACGCTTTATATCGTCCAGGACCGATTCATAATATTGATACCTTTATTGAACGTAAAAACGGGCAAAAACAAAGTCGTTACCCAAGTAAAGCCGTCGAAAAAATCTTAGCGCCAACCTATGGGATCATCGTCTATCAAGAACAGGTTATGCTAATTGCCCAAGTTATGGGTGGCTTTACGTTAGGTGAAGCCGATATCTTCCGAAGAGCAATGAGTAAAAAGAACCACGCCTTGATGAGTGGCTTACGAACTAAGTTTATTATTGGTGCTCAGAAAAAGGGTTATAAAGAATCGGTCGCCAAGATGATGTTTGATTACATGAACCGGTTTGCTAGTTACGGCTTTAATAAATCACATGCGGTGGCTTACAGTAAATTAGCTTTTCAATTAGCTTACTTAAAAGCTCACTACAGTACGGCATTCTTCGCGGCATTATTGAATTCCGTGATGGGTAACATTAAAAAGACGAAACGCTATTTAGCTGGCGCTCATCGTTTGGGTGTTAAAATAGTTGCTCCAGATATTAATTCAGGATCGAAAGGTTGTACCGTTAAAAATGGCAAATTACAGTTAGGCTTAAATTTCCTGCACGACATCTCAACGGAATTAGTCAATACGATTGAGCAAAATCGCGGAAACTGTTTTGCCGATTTAAATGATTTTATCTTTAAAACGTACCCATATTTGTTACTAGAAGCTAAATCTAACCGAGCACCTAACCAAAAGGGTGATTCCGGACGTGATTTGTTAGGGTCAGATGATCCGACACCTTCGTTATTCCCGTTGATTTATTCAGGGGCGTTGGACAGAATTAATAAAATCAATGCCACTGATCGAGATCGTTTACCTCGATATGAATTACGAAGTGCATGCTACCGTATTTTTCACACCATTAACGTTTATTACCAGCGCTTTTCTGGATCACAGACATATAGTCAGGAATATCATGCTGTTCAGAAATATCGTGAGAATGCTAAAACTTATCAGAAAACGGCTGATAAAATTAAGTATTCCGACTATTTAAAATATCGACAAGCTGTAAAGGTCTTTAAAATTCATGCCCAACAGGGTTTACAAAAACACATTGAACTGATTCGACAGAAAATCAAGACCTTTGAAAGTCTTGGTCTGAAGATTACGCCTGACGTTCGGCACAGTCCGTTGGATTTGAAACGAGCTGAGTATTATTATTTGAATTTCAACCCGATGAATTTATATTCATCATTGGTTGAACCGCTTAATTTAATTCCAATTTCAGGACTAAAATCCGTTCAGAAGTTTGCCAGGATTATGGCGACGATTAAACGGGTTCACGAAGTCAGAACAAAAAACGGTAAATTAATGGCCTTTGCGGACGTCACTGATGGAATTGATAATATATCCATCGTGATTTTCCCGTCAGTATATGAATCCGTTAAAAACCTTCTAAAGTTTAGCCGAATTATTGTTGTTAACGGTCGGGTTGAAAAATCACCGAAGTTGCAGCTGGTCGCTGATCATATCTGGCCGGCTGCCAATCTAATGCGTCAGTATCAGTTAAGGACTCGTCAATATAAACGGTATAACTGGAGACAACATTGCTGTTACATCAGAATTAATAATCAAGATATTCTTCAGTCGTTGTATCGAGTGATTAATCAAAATCGGGGTCCATACCCGATCTTAATTTTTAACGTCGCTAACGGGAACAAATTTCTGTTGAGCAGTCGATATACCGTGTCGAGGCAAGCTCAGAATCAGTTAATCAAGTTACTTGGAAATCATAACGTAATATACAAATAGTAGAATATCCAAATCGGGACGTGATACAATAACTGATGAAATCACGAAGCCATCGGTAAGTTATCGCTTATTAAAGTTTCGCAAGATATACGTTCCAACCGTTGCGGATTGTAGCGGCTTAATGCCTTTATTAAAGGGGAGATTTTGCTTATGAAAAAAACTAAGATCGTAAGTACTTTAGGGCCTGCCAGCTTTACAGTTCCGAAAATTGCAAAGTTAATTAAAGCGGGCGCTAATGTTTTCCGTTTCAACTTCTCACACGGAAGCCATCCTGAACACTTAAAGCGTTACAAGATGGTCGTTCAGGCTGAAAAGCAGACTGGAATGACAGTTGGAATTGACTGTGATACTAAAGGTGCCGAAATTCGAACGACTGCTAACAAAGACGGTAAGAACTTTACTTATCATCCTGGTGATACCTTTAATATCGCTATGGATCCCGATGGCAAGAAAGAAACCACTAAGGACTTAGTTCAGTCTACTTATGATGGACTGTTCGGTGATGTTCACATTGGTGGTCACGTTCTCTTTGATGACGGGATCTTAGATACGATCTGTATCAGCAAAGATAGTTCCAAACGTCAGTTACACGTTAAGGTTCAAAACACCGCTACATTAGGTTCACGTAAGACCGCTGATATTCCTGGTGCCATCGTTCATTTACCAGGTGTTACCGAAAAAGATGAAAATGATATCCGATTTGCATGTGAAAATATGCATATCAACTTCATTACCGCATCATTCTTACGTAAGCCACAGGATGTTCGTGACATCCGTAAGATTTTAAAGGATGAACATATGGAAGACGTTCAGATCTTCCCTAAGTTAGAAAACCAGGAAGGTATTGATAATCTTCTGCCAATCATGAAGCTTGCTGATGGTGTCATGGTACCCCGTGGTGACATGGCCGTTAACATTCCGTTTGAAAACGTACCGTTAGTACAAAAGCACATGATTCACGTATGTAACCGTTTAGGCAAACCGGTTATTACAGCTACCCAGATGGAAGCTTCCATGGCTAAGAACCCACGTCCTAGCCGTGCCGAAGTATCCGATGTCGCTGATGCCGTCTTTGATGGCACCGATGCTACGATGCTTTCTGGTGAAACCGCTAATGGTGACTGGCCCGTCCATGCCGTTGCATCAATGGCACGTATCGATGAAAAAGCTGAATCAGCATACGATAAGTATGCTTACTCACGTCCAGAATTTAAGAACGGTGATGTTACCGAAGCAATTGGCCACACCGTAACTATCTTAGCTAAGGACTTGGGTATTCATACTATCGTTTGTGTAACTGAATCTGGTTACACCGCTCGAATGATTTCTAAATACCGTCCGGATGCTGATATCTTGGCAATGACTTTTGATGATCGTGTTCGTCGTGGTTTAACCATTAACTGGGGCGTTCAGCCAATCTTAGTTAACCGTCCGAACAACGCTAACGAATTATTTGAAGAAGCTTCAAATAAGGCTGTTGAAACGGGCTTAGCTAAGGAAGGTGACATGATATTGATTGTTGGTGGTGCTCCAGCTGCTCAAAAGGGTACGACTAACTTAGTCAAGGTTCAGTTAATCGGTTCCAAGATGACTCAAGGTCAAGGAATCGGTGATAAAGCCATTATTGGTAAAGCCTTCTTAGCTAATAACGCTAAGGAAGCTAATCAGAAAGCCTTTAAAGGTGGTATTCTGGTTGCTAAAGACACCAACAAAGATTACTTACCAGCCATTAAGAAAGCTAGTGCCTTGGTCGTTGAAAATGGTGGCTTAACTTCATATGCTGCTGTCGTCGGCATTTCGATGAATATCCCAGTCATCGTTGAAGCTACCGATGCCACTAAGCACATTAAAGATGGTGATTTAATCACCGTTGATGCTCGTCGTGGTGTCGTTTATCATGGTGCTTCAAAATAATTTAAATTAAAAATCTAGATACTTGTTTTTAAGAGGTACGCCTTTTAAAGCGTACCTCTTTTTGTGTACAATATTATCTAGAGTAGTTGAACGAAAGGGTCTTTGTATTGGACACCAACTCTATTTTAAGAAACGTATTAGGCCGGGTCGTCCCTGGTAAAGTTACTGATCAGAACGATAAAAATTACTATGTTCAGATCAAAGGAATTACCTTTGAATTAGATAAATCAGAAATTAAAAAGCCGATGCATATCGGTAGTCAGTTCGAAGGTTTCGCTTATATTAATGAAAATCATAAGTTACAGATCACCCGTGACGCACCTAAGGTTCAGGTTGATCATTATGGCTTCGGAACCGTAGTCAGCAGTAAGTATAATTTAGGTGTCTTTGTCGACATTGGCTTGCCAAATAAGGATATTGCTGTATCAATGGATGATTTACCGTTAATTCATGCTTTATGGCCAAAACGCGGTGATAAATTAATGATCGATTTAACGACCGATAAAAAGCACCGCCTTTGGGGTCATCTTGCGGATGAAGAAATTTATGAAACGTTAGCGGTTCCTGGTCAGAGAAAAATGCTTAATAATAACGCTAAAGCATTGGTCTTTCGGGTTATGAAGGCTGGGACCAAAGTCATAACCAATCATTATCACATTGGTTTTATCGATCCTAGTCAGCGTGATGTTGAACCACGACTAGGTGAAGTCGTTAACGCCCGTGTAATTGGCTATCATGATGACGGTTCCTTTAACTTTTCTTTACGACCACGAGCTTATGAAGCGATTGACGGGGATGCCTTAATGTTACTAGCAATGCTTCAGCATGATCCAACCCATCATTTGAACTTTACTGATAAAAGTGATCCAGAAAAGATTAAGACATTCTTTGGAATCAGTAAAGGTCGCTTCAAGCGTGGCGTTGGTCACTTGCTTAAGTATGATCTAATTAAAGAAACCAAGGATGGCCTTGACGTTACTGCTAAAGGTCAGCAATACCATCCGGGAGATTAATAACGAATTAGAGGAAGCGTGTGAACATGCTGCTGAAATTTCAGGATCGTTATAAAAAAATCGTTTTCGATATGCTGTCGTTACTTCCGGAAATGGGTCAGATTTCCCGGATTAACCAAACGTTTCAGTGGTATCACGATGCCAGTAACCGACATTTATACTTATGGAAACGTCATTCCAATAATTGGTTAGGTTTGATCGGGGTCGAAGTCAGACCAAAGTTAATCATCATTCGGCAGCTAGTGTTAGTTCCTGAAATTAATGACCGAAGCCTTAGTTATTTTCAAATGCTTGATGATTTAAGACAGCGGTACTCAAAGCAACGGTTCATGGGTGATTTTGAAACGACGGCCATTTGCCAGGTATGGGAAAGAAGTCATTCGGTTGGTAAATGATGAACCAAACGTTCATTTAAATAAATTTAGCGGGCCTTTAGAATTACTTCTTAAGTTGATTCAAAAAAATAAGATGAATATTTATGATATTAAGATCTCGGCAATTACGAGTCAATACCTTAAGTATGTTCATCAATTAAAGTCCTTAGATTTAGATATTGTCGGTGATTTTTTAATCATGGCAACTAAGCTGATGGCCATTAAATCAAAAATGCTCTTACCAAAACGAAAGACTAACGATGATGAATCTGATCCACGAAAGGGCCTAGTCCATCAACTGGTTGTATATAAGAAGTATAAACGAGCGGCTAACCAGCTCCAGGATTTAGAACTGAACCGAAAACAATATTATACTCGGCCAGCAATCGTTCCTAGCAAAAGTAATCACTTAATTAATTTACATGATCAATTGAGTTCACAAATCCTGGGAAAAGTTTTTCAAAACGTTATTAAACGCCGGGTTGAACAAAAGCCGATCAGTGAGAACGTGACGGAATGGCACTATTCCGTAAAGAGACAAGGAACTAAGATTCTTCAAGCAATTAAACTTCGTCACGGTTTAAAGTTACACGCGCTTTTTTTGTTAAATAATGATTTAGAAGAACTAATTACTAATTTTTTGGCGCTTTTAGATTTAATTAAGGAACAACGAATTCGAATTAACTGTGATTATATAGTCGTTTTAAATAAATGAGGGAGGACAGTCTTGTGATTACTAAATGTGCTAGAGTTGAGGGCTTACTTTACGTTACTGGTGATACGGGATTAACCGTTAATCAATTAGTTTCCGTAACGAGCTTATCAAAGAATCGAATTGAGTTAAGCCTTAAGAAGCTTAATCAACGTTTTAGTAATGACGATGATTGCCCATTTCAACTTCTAAATATTCATGGTCGATACCAATTAATCACTAAAAAGGCATTAAACGTTGATATTCAGCGGTATTTTAAAAATACTCATACGTCAATTCTGACGTCGGCTGCTCTAGAAACGTTAACCATTATTGCCTATAATCAACCGGTGACCCGAATTGAGGTCGATGATATTCGGGGCGTTAACAGTTCGGTAACGATTGAAAAATTATTACGACAAAAATTAATTAAAAAGGCCGGTCGTAAAAAGACGTTAGGAAACCCAATCATGTTTAAGACTACTGATGAATTTCTTAATCTCTTTGGCCTAAAGAACATTAAACAATTACCTAAAATCAAAAAATAAGATCGAGGAAGATATAATTTGCAAAGATTACAAAAAGTTATGGCTCATGCTGGAGTTGCTTCACGGCGAAAATCAGAAAAAATCATTTTAGACGGTCACGTAAAGGTGAACGGTAAAGTCGTCACTAAATTAGGTACTAAAGTGAAAAACAGTGACGAAATCGAAGTTAATGACGTTCCGATTACTAAAGAACGTCAGGTTTATTATCTCTTTTACAAACCGCGTCGGGTAATTTCATCGGTTAAGGATGAGAAGCATCGGACGACCGTCGTTGACTTCTTCCCTGACGTTACCCAGCGAATTTATCCCGTCGGTCGTTTAGATTATGATACTTCTGGCTTAATCATCTTAACCAATGACGGTGAATTAGATAATTGCTTGACCCATCCTAAATATGAAGTCCCGAAGACTTACGTTGCTAAAGTTGAAGGAATTCCAAATAATTCTGAATTGGAACACCTTCGCTGGGGAACCAAAGTCAGTGGTCGAAAGGTTGTCCCTGACCACATTAAGATTCTTGCATCAGCACCTAAGACCAAAAATGCCGTTATTCAGCTTACTGTTCATGAAGGCCGTAACCATGAAGTTAAGAAGTTATTCGAATATATTGGCCATCCAGTTAAAACGTTGACTCGTACCCAATACAGTTTCTTAACCATTGGCAAATTGAAACCGGGTCAGTACCGTTTCTTACGGAAAGCCGAAGTCAATAAATTAAAGACGTTAGCTGGCAAACCACGTGAACATTAACGTTTAATTAGATCGTTGCTATAGGAGTATTTCCATATGGATCCACAGTCGTTATTGCTATTCTTATCATTACGCCAGCCCCGACGAATTCGGGTGATTGAAAATGTTTTGGTGGGGCATAAGACGGTGTCCAATTTATATTGGGGAATGCGCTACGGTATTCTGGACTATTTGGGAGCTTTAAAATCAGTTAATAAACAAACTGATCAAAACGCTTTACAGCAATTAATTAATAACGGTGATGTCATTACTCCAGATTATCGGGAGTATTCATTAACTCCTAGGGGCTACCAGAAAGCCGTTAAATTACGGAATAAATGGTACGTCCCTAAATATCTAAAGTATCATTTGAATTATGATTTACCACGATTTAAAGCTCGGTTATTATTAGCTGTCCAGGTAGCTTCTGAATATAGTTATCACAACCGAAATTACTATCCGGTGCAAATTGATTATCGGGACGCTGAATTCGTTAAACAGTGGTTTTATCATTATCGTGATCATTATTTAACGAAACGATGCTATCAATTTTTAGTGAATGCGTTTCAGCAATTTAATCAATTGGATCCGACATTGGGATGGCAAGCCGCTAATTTATTAGTTGGCCATAATGATCCTGGCCAAACCCTGGATCAACAGGGCCGTAAGC
This window encodes:
- the pyk gene encoding pyruvate kinase, whose protein sequence is MKKTKIVSTLGPASFTVPKIAKLIKAGANVFRFNFSHGSHPEHLKRYKMVVQAEKQTGMTVGIDCDTKGAEIRTTANKDGKNFTYHPGDTFNIAMDPDGKKETTKDLVQSTYDGLFGDVHIGGHVLFDDGILDTICISKDSSKRQLHVKVQNTATLGSRKTADIPGAIVHLPGVTEKDENDIRFACENMHINFITASFLRKPQDVRDIRKILKDEHMEDVQIFPKLENQEGIDNLLPIMKLADGVMVPRGDMAVNIPFENVPLVQKHMIHVCNRLGKPVITATQMEASMAKNPRPSRAEVSDVADAVFDGTDATMLSGETANGDWPVHAVASMARIDEKAESAYDKYAYSRPEFKNGDVTEAIGHTVTILAKDLGIHTIVCVTESGYTARMISKYRPDADILAMTFDDRVRRGLTINWGVQPILVNRPNNANELFEEASNKAVETGLAKEGDMILIVGGAPAAQKGTTNLVKVQLIGSKMTQGQGIGDKAIIGKAFLANNAKEANQKAFKGGILVAKDTNKDYLPAIKKASALVVENGGLTSYAAVVGISMNIPVIVEATDATKHIKDGDLITVDARRGVVYHGASK
- a CDS encoding S1 RNA-binding domain-containing protein, with the protein product MLRNVLGRVVPGKVTDQNDKNYYVQIKGITFELDKSEIKKPMHIGSQFEGFAYINENHKLQITRDAPKVQVDHYGFGTVVSSKYNLGVFVDIGLPNKDIAVSMDDLPLIHALWPKRGDKLMIDLTTDKKHRLWGHLADEEIYETLAVPGQRKMLNNNAKALVFRVMKAGTKVITNHYHIGFIDPSQRDVEPRLGEVVNARVIGYHDDGSFNFSLRPRAYEAIDGDALMLLAMLQHDPTHHLNFTDKSDPEKIKTFFGISKGRFKRGVGHLLKYDLIKETKDGLDVTAKGQQYHPGD
- a CDS encoding segregation and condensation protein A; amino-acid sequence: MVNDEPNVHLNKFSGPLELLLKLIQKNKMNIYDIKISAITSQYLKYVHQLKSLDLDIVGDFLIMATKLMAIKSKMLLPKRKTNDDESDPRKGLVHQLVVYKKYKRAANQLQDLELNRKQYYTRPAIVPSKSNHLINLHDQLSSQILGKVFQNVIKRRVEQKPISENVTEWHYSVKRQGTKILQAIKLRHGLKLHALFLLNNDLEELITNFLALLDLIKEQRIRINCDYIVVLNK
- the scpB gene encoding SMC-Scp complex subunit ScpB — protein: MITKCARVEGLLYVTGDTGLTVNQLVSVTSLSKNRIELSLKKLNQRFSNDDDCPFQLLNIHGRYQLITKKALNVDIQRYFKNTHTSILTSAALETLTIIAYNQPVTRIEVDDIRGVNSSVTIEKLLRQKLIKKAGRKKTLGNPIMFKTTDEFLNLFGLKNIKQLPKIKK
- a CDS encoding pseudouridine synthase encodes the protein MAHAGVASRRKSEKIILDGHVKVNGKVVTKLGTKVKNSDEIEVNDVPITKERQVYYLFYKPRRVISSVKDEKHRTTVVDFFPDVTQRIYPVGRLDYDTSGLIILTNDGELDNCLTHPKYEVPKTYVAKVEGIPNNSELEHLRWGTKVSGRKVVPDHIKILASAPKTKNAVIQLTVHEGRNHEVKKLFEYIGHPVKTLTRTQYSFLTIGKLKPGQYRFLRKAEVNKLKTLAGKPREH
- a CDS encoding helix-turn-helix domain-containing protein; this encodes MDPQSLLLFLSLRQPRRIRVIENVLVGHKTVSNLYWGMRYGILDYLGALKSVNKQTDQNALQQLINNGDVITPDYREYSLTPRGYQKAVKLRNKWYVPKYLKYHLNYDLPRFKARLLLAVQVASEYSYHNRNYYPVQIDYRDAEFVKQWFYHYRDHYLTKRCYQFLVNAFQQFNQLDPTLGWQAANLLVGHNDPGQTLDQQGRKLHQPVTEMLFRQLDILCAFVAMLNQKNNVFSPLLFQLRNSPISDSAIRTYQLAQQHCHFNQICNIQRLRLSTVKEHLLGVAVFIKRASFPYQAFISEPMMKSLNQLYQGNPDKWDYSKYQSVTGQHLDFFYFRLFQILRSKQHE